A stretch of DNA from Nonlabens ponticola:
AGTACATTACTGATCAGATAAGGATAGGCGCCAAAACCACCGTTTGTAAAAGCAACGGCGAAGCTGCCTGCCGCAAAGGCGCATAACAATGCGCTTATCGACATACTGTCTGTATCGGGAATAGCGTAGATGCATATATAAAACATCAATAGGTACATCGCCCAAATAAACAGCGTGTGCGCCAGATAATACCATTTGTGTTGCATGGTCCAGATGGTTTCAAATCCTTCTTTGAGACCGTTGAGAAAAACCTTGATCTTCTGTCCCAACTCAAATTTCTTGATCAACCAGAATGCAATGATAGCGGCAATTACTAGAGCTATTGCTATGTATAATAGTTGTTGTGAGTTAGCTTTCGCGAAAGCGGAATTCAAACCATCCTTAAAGAAATCTATGATCTTATCGCTCGCAGTTAAAATCGCGGTCGCTGTGATGGCAAGTAGAATCACAAAGTCTAGAACACGCTCTGCAATGATGGTTCCCAATCCTTGATCGACGGGAATGTCGTCAGTTTCCTTAACAATCAAGGCACGGCTCAACTCGCCACTGCGCGGTATGATGAGGTTCATAGCATAGCCAGAACCAATGGCGATCATGTTGTTTACAAAATTGGGTTTGATTCCCAAGGCACTCAACATATAGGACCAGCGCCACGCACGTGATAGGTGGCTCAACAAGGCAAATAACATACCCAGCGCGATAAAACGGTAATCTGCCTGAATGAGATATCCCTTGATCTCTTCCAGTTGGGCAGCCGTAAACTGATTGTACGAGATGATGATTAAAAAAATGCCTAATGCCAGCGGCAATAGGATTTTTAGCGTTTTTATGAATGCTTT
This window harbors:
- a CDS encoding lysylphosphatidylglycerol synthase transmembrane domain-containing protein codes for the protein MKKAFIKTLKILLPLALGIFLIIISYNQFTAAQLEEIKGYLIQADYRFIALGMLFALLSHLSRAWRWSYMLSALGIKPNFVNNMIAIGSGYAMNLIIPRSGELSRALIVKETDDIPVDQGLGTIIAERVLDFVILLAITATAILTASDKIIDFFKDGLNSAFAKANSQQLLYIAIALVIAAIIAFWLIKKFELGQKIKVFLNGLKEGFETIWTMQHKWYYLAHTLFIWAMYLLMFYICIYAIPDTDSMSISALLCAFAAGSFAVAFTNGGFGAYPYLISNVLVIFGYTQVVGTAFGWIVWLSQTLLVVILGLICFALFSWRKKTAQS